One window from the genome of Oncorhynchus kisutch isolate 150728-3 unplaced genomic scaffold, Okis_V2 scaffold2325, whole genome shotgun sequence encodes:
- the LOC116369903 gene encoding zinc finger protein 239-like isoform X1 produces MASVKLEDCSQTLELNVNIKDEEEEEEIGTSVSHGDLVETFSTSREQQQGDHRPKRSHHCPHCEEVFPFLSGLKIHLQIHTGDNPYSPSDYGKRFTTSHSLTVHQSVHSGEKPYSCSDCGKSFSRLSHLKRHQSIHKGEKPYSCSDCGESFAQLGTLKKHQRIHTGEKPYFCSDCGKNFSRLDTLKTHERIHTGEKLYSCSHCGKCFTTSTELKVHQRTHTGEKPYSCSDCGVSFSRLGHLKTHESIHTGEKPYYCSDCVKFFTTSTELKVHQRTHTGEKPYSCSDCGASFSQLGNLKTHERIHTGEKPYYCSDCGKCFKTSTGLKVHQRTHTGEKPYTCSHCGVSFSRLGHLKTHERIHTREKP; encoded by the exons atggcatcagtgaagctggaagactgcagtcaaacactggagctgaatgtcaacattaaagatgaagaagaagaggaggagattggtacatctgtttctcatg GGGACCTtgttgagacattctctacatccagagagcaacagcaggGAGATCACAGACCTAAGAGATCTcaccactgcccacattgtgaggaGGTTTTCCCATTTCTATCAGGACTAAAAATACACCtacaaatacacacaggagataaTCCGTATTCCCCCTCTGACTATGGGAAGAGATTCACAACATCACATTCTCTGACAGTTCACCAGAGTGTGCactctggagagaagccttactcctgctctgactgtgggaagagtttctctcGACTGAGCCATTTAAAAAGACACCAAAGTATACataaaggagagaagccttactcctgctctgactgtggggagAGTTTCGCTCAACTGGGGACTTTAAAAAAACACCAACGTATTCACACAGGCGAGAAGCCTTACTTCtgttctgactgtgggaagaattTCTCCCGATTGGATAccttaaaaacacatgaacgtatacatacaggagagaagctttACTCCTGCTCTCATTGTGgcaaatgcttcacaacatcaactgagctaaaagttcatcagagaacacacacaggagagaagccttactcctgttcTGACTGTGGAGTGAGTTTCTCTCGACTGGGCCACTTAAAAACTCATGAaagtatacacacaggagagaagccttactactgctctgactgtgtgaaattcttcacaacatcaactgagctaaaggttcatcagagaacacacacaggagagaagccctactcctgctctgactgcgggGCGAGTTTCTCACAGCTGGGcaacttaaaaacacatgaacgtatacatacaggagagaagccttattactgctctgactgtggaaaatgttttaaaacatcaactgggctaaaagttcaccagagaacacacacaggagagaagccttacaccTGCTCTCACTGTGGTGTGAGTTTCTCTCGATTGGGAcacttaaaaacacatgaacgtatacatacaagAGAGAAGCCTTAA
- the LOC116369903 gene encoding zinc finger protein 239-like isoform X2: MSLRCKKQGDLVETFSTSREQQQGDHRPKRSHHCPHCEEVFPFLSGLKIHLQIHTGDNPYSPSDYGKRFTTSHSLTVHQSVHSGEKPYSCSDCGKSFSRLSHLKRHQSIHKGEKPYSCSDCGESFAQLGTLKKHQRIHTGEKPYFCSDCGKNFSRLDTLKTHERIHTGEKLYSCSHCGKCFTTSTELKVHQRTHTGEKPYSCSDCGVSFSRLGHLKTHESIHTGEKPYYCSDCVKFFTTSTELKVHQRTHTGEKPYSCSDCGASFSQLGNLKTHERIHTGEKPYYCSDCGKCFKTSTGLKVHQRTHTGEKPYTCSHCGVSFSRLGHLKTHERIHTREKP, encoded by the exons atgagcttACGATGCAAAAAGCAAG GGGACCTtgttgagacattctctacatccagagagcaacagcaggGAGATCACAGACCTAAGAGATCTcaccactgcccacattgtgaggaGGTTTTCCCATTTCTATCAGGACTAAAAATACACCtacaaatacacacaggagataaTCCGTATTCCCCCTCTGACTATGGGAAGAGATTCACAACATCACATTCTCTGACAGTTCACCAGAGTGTGCactctggagagaagccttactcctgctctgactgtgggaagagtttctctcGACTGAGCCATTTAAAAAGACACCAAAGTATACataaaggagagaagccttactcctgctctgactgtggggagAGTTTCGCTCAACTGGGGACTTTAAAAAAACACCAACGTATTCACACAGGCGAGAAGCCTTACTTCtgttctgactgtgggaagaattTCTCCCGATTGGATAccttaaaaacacatgaacgtatacatacaggagagaagctttACTCCTGCTCTCATTGTGgcaaatgcttcacaacatcaactgagctaaaagttcatcagagaacacacacaggagagaagccttactcctgttcTGACTGTGGAGTGAGTTTCTCTCGACTGGGCCACTTAAAAACTCATGAaagtatacacacaggagagaagccttactactgctctgactgtgtgaaattcttcacaacatcaactgagctaaaggttcatcagagaacacacacaggagagaagccctactcctgctctgactgcgggGCGAGTTTCTCACAGCTGGGcaacttaaaaacacatgaacgtatacatacaggagagaagccttattactgctctgactgtggaaaatgttttaaaacatcaactgggctaaaagttcaccagagaacacacacaggagagaagccttacaccTGCTCTCACTGTGGTGTGAGTTTCTCTCGATTGGGAcacttaaaaacacatgaacgtatacatacaagAGAGAAGCCTTAA